In one Candidatus Planktophila vernalis genomic region, the following are encoded:
- the ribB gene encoding 3,4-dihydroxy-2-butanone-4-phosphate synthase yields the protein MSNLQSALDAFKRGDLIIVTDHADRENEGDLMILAEKATAEKVAFMVRHTTGILCVALTQERARKLRLPLMVEENQDSKKTAFTVSVDYKVGLTTGVSATERANTARALADNSVQYSDFIRPGHVFPLIADKGGLAARGGHTEAGVALAQLVGAQPVALLSEIVNEDGSMARGQSLVEFAAKHSIPMVSIEELVAIAPVVSEVKSEFEFLWADLPLRGGMWKIATYPGLRQREHAVLSFGTATTTPLVRIHSECFTGDVVHSQRCDCGEQLEQSISLIQQHGYGFIVYLRDHEGRGIGLTEKIMAYQLQDKGMDTIEANLQLGHEIDARDWSDAIAIIESLGLSHLQLLTNNPKKVDALKEAGIAVIQNPLVIASNEFNEKYLATKQEKLGHTRGGK from the coding sequence ATGAGTAATTTGCAAAGCGCTCTTGATGCTTTTAAAAGAGGCGACCTGATTATTGTCACAGATCATGCAGATCGTGAAAATGAAGGCGATTTGATGATATTGGCTGAGAAAGCAACAGCTGAAAAGGTGGCCTTTATGGTGCGCCACACAACTGGAATTTTATGTGTTGCACTCACACAAGAGCGTGCGCGCAAACTGCGTCTGCCACTGATGGTTGAAGAAAACCAAGATTCAAAAAAGACTGCCTTCACTGTTTCTGTTGATTACAAAGTGGGACTCACTACTGGCGTCAGTGCCACAGAGCGAGCAAACACTGCCCGTGCATTGGCTGATAACAGCGTCCAGTACTCAGATTTCATCCGTCCAGGACATGTTTTCCCACTCATTGCCGATAAGGGCGGCCTAGCTGCGCGCGGTGGCCACACAGAGGCAGGAGTGGCGCTTGCGCAATTAGTTGGAGCACAACCGGTGGCACTTCTTTCTGAAATAGTGAATGAAGATGGCTCCATGGCACGTGGGCAATCCTTAGTGGAATTTGCAGCTAAGCATTCAATTCCGATGGTCTCTATTGAAGAGCTGGTTGCTATTGCACCCGTTGTGAGTGAAGTGAAATCTGAGTTTGAGTTCTTATGGGCAGATCTGCCGCTGCGCGGTGGAATGTGGAAGATTGCAACCTATCCGGGCTTGCGACAAAGAGAACACGCTGTGCTCTCCTTTGGCACAGCCACCACCACACCTTTAGTTCGTATTCACTCTGAGTGCTTCACCGGAGATGTTGTTCATTCCCAGCGCTGTGATTGCGGTGAACAGCTAGAGCAATCAATCTCATTGATTCAACAACATGGCTATGGCTTCATTGTTTATCTGCGAGATCATGAGGGCCGTGGAATTGGACTTACTGAAAAGATCATGGCCTATCAACTACAAGATAAAGGCATGGACACCATTGAGGCCAACCTGCAATTAGGACATGAAATCGATGCCCGTGATTGGTCTGATGCAATTGCAATCATTGAATCCCTTGGACTTTCACATCTGCAACTACTCACTAACAACCCTAAAAAGGTTGATGCTCTAAAAGAGGCTGGGATTGCAGTGATTCAAAATCCTTTAGTGATTGCTAGCAATGAATTTAATGAGAAGTACTTAGCAACAAAGCAAGAAAAGCTCGGCCACACTCGAGGAGGCAAATAA
- a CDS encoding riboflavin synthase: MFTGLIGELGSITAIEKSESSAVFTISAPKLIGQISVGDSVAVNGVCLTATAISGNIFSADVMIQTLSLTSLSQLNVASPVNLELAALLNARMGGHMVQGHVDGVAKVVGLTPGDKWAQFDITVPAHLAKYIVNQGSICLDGVSLTVGGIDDSNNVVTVWLIPETLAATNLSGKKAGDLVNVEVDVLAKYVERLLAKGDK; encoded by the coding sequence ATGTTTACAGGACTCATTGGCGAACTAGGTTCAATTACTGCAATTGAAAAGAGCGAGAGCTCTGCTGTTTTCACCATTAGCGCACCCAAGTTAATTGGTCAGATTTCGGTGGGGGATTCTGTTGCAGTCAATGGCGTGTGCTTAACGGCCACAGCCATCTCTGGCAACATTTTTAGCGCAGATGTCATGATTCAAACTCTTTCTCTCACATCACTCTCACAACTTAACGTTGCAAGCCCGGTCAACCTTGAATTAGCTGCGCTGTTAAACGCGCGCATGGGTGGGCATATGGTGCAGGGACATGTGGATGGTGTGGCAAAGGTGGTTGGGTTAACACCTGGAGATAAATGGGCGCAGTTTGATATTACTGTGCCGGCGCATCTTGCCAAATACATTGTTAACCAGGGCTCTATCTGCCTAGATGGAGTTTCACTGACCGTGGGTGGCATTGATGATTCAAACAATGTTGTCACAGTGTGGTTAATTCCAGAGACATTAGCTGCCACCAATCTTTCAGGGAAAAAAGCTGGAGATTTAGTGAATGTGGAAGTTGATGTTCTTGCCAAATATGTGGAGCGATTATTGGCTAAGGGGGATAAGTGA
- the ribH gene encoding 6,7-dimethyl-8-ribityllumazine synthase, whose protein sequence is MAGHAPTIGIKPLPGAKVAIISSSWHLDICNDLIAGAKRALTQAQVGTVEVQFVPGSFEIPLAAQYAFEAGFDAVVALGLVLKGETPHFEYVCQGVTQGVIDVSLKHSKPIGYGVLMCNDLDQAIDRCGRATSKEDKGYDSAVAALELLHLQKKR, encoded by the coding sequence ATGGCAGGACATGCACCAACTATCGGTATTAAGCCACTTCCAGGGGCCAAGGTCGCAATCATCTCTTCTTCATGGCATCTAGATATTTGTAATGACTTAATTGCAGGTGCCAAGCGCGCATTAACGCAGGCCCAGGTTGGCACTGTGGAAGTCCAGTTCGTTCCTGGTTCTTTTGAGATTCCACTTGCTGCCCAATATGCATTTGAAGCTGGCTTTGATGCTGTTGTGGCGTTGGGCCTTGTTTTAAAGGGTGAAACACCGCATTTTGAGTACGTCTGCCAAGGTGTCACACAAGGTGTTATCGATGTTTCACTCAAACACTCAAAGCCCATTGGTTATGGTGTTTTGATGTGTAATGATCTGGATCAAGCTATTGATAGATGTGGTCGTGCCACAAGTAAAGAAGATAAAGGCTATGACAGCGCAGTTGCTGCGTTAGAGCTTTTGCATCTGCAAAAGAAGCGTTAG
- a CDS encoding ATP-dependent DNA helicase, giving the protein MSDMSKKVREALDVAVDAIGGSAREGQIEMAEAVANALTDRHHLMVQAGTGTGKSLAYLIPGIVHGRKVLVATATLALQRQLVDRDLPAVVPALEKLLGREVSYAIYKGVGNYVCLQKMNSEDVDPDGELVMDVSSLEKDAKRLIAWAKTPGVSGDRDDAPEVDRRVWAANSVSGRECVGADVCAFGSQCFAANAKGKAQTADVVVTNHTLLAIEIMDLHPILPERDCIILDEAHEFMDRATQAVTDELTSGRVLRAAAMARKFMPGKLADAFHKAANDFHESMVDYGESVRSELGSQGRLEEIPQSLESPIRKVREAAQAIVQSLTADDEIIDTDAMAERARVKGAVNEVSTTAATLLKLGDGLVLWYEPTFSTLHLAPLSVSDVLRENMLKQTPVIATSATLTVGNSFNSLAKSIGFIVGEDLNAELSEGELDPGNVQMLDVGSPFDFANQGVLYMPKHLPEPGRDGPSIEVLTELGELIDAAGGRTLALFSSWRGVEAADAHLRKVLAELPIKIITQKRGDAVGPLVARFAKDETSVLLGTMSLWQGVDVPGNSCILVAIDRIPFPRPDEPVMSARASQADAAGGSGFMQVSLPRAALLLAQGTGRLIRSVDDRGVVAILDSRIVTKRYGSVLLNSMPPLWRTSDKAVVQDSLKRLNESL; this is encoded by the coding sequence ATGAGCGATATGTCCAAGAAAGTGCGTGAAGCACTCGATGTCGCCGTTGATGCAATTGGTGGATCAGCACGTGAAGGCCAGATTGAAATGGCTGAAGCTGTTGCTAACGCCTTAACTGATCGTCATCACTTAATGGTTCAAGCTGGAACAGGCACAGGAAAATCACTTGCTTATTTGATTCCTGGAATTGTGCACGGGCGAAAAGTATTAGTAGCAACTGCCACCTTGGCGCTGCAGCGCCAGTTAGTAGATAGAGATCTACCGGCAGTTGTTCCAGCTCTAGAAAAACTGCTCGGACGTGAAGTTAGCTATGCCATCTATAAGGGCGTCGGTAACTATGTCTGTTTGCAAAAGATGAATAGTGAGGATGTTGATCCTGATGGTGAATTGGTCATGGATGTTTCATCCCTTGAAAAGGATGCAAAGCGTTTAATTGCTTGGGCCAAGACGCCAGGGGTATCAGGGGATAGAGATGATGCACCTGAGGTGGATAGGCGAGTGTGGGCAGCCAATAGTGTTTCAGGGCGAGAGTGCGTAGGAGCAGATGTCTGTGCTTTTGGTTCACAGTGCTTTGCGGCAAATGCAAAAGGCAAAGCACAAACTGCAGATGTAGTTGTTACAAACCACACCCTTCTTGCAATTGAGATTATGGATCTGCATCCTATTTTGCCTGAGCGAGATTGCATCATTTTGGATGAAGCCCATGAGTTTATGGATAGAGCAACACAGGCTGTTACAGATGAACTCACTTCAGGTCGTGTACTTCGCGCTGCAGCAATGGCCCGCAAGTTCATGCCGGGCAAGCTGGCAGATGCTTTTCATAAAGCTGCCAATGATTTTCATGAGTCCATGGTTGATTACGGGGAATCTGTGCGCAGTGAACTGGGTTCACAGGGTCGCCTAGAGGAGATCCCGCAATCTTTGGAATCTCCTATTCGAAAGGTGAGGGAGGCTGCGCAAGCAATCGTGCAATCACTTACTGCCGATGATGAGATTATCGATACTGATGCCATGGCTGAGCGGGCACGTGTTAAAGGTGCGGTCAATGAAGTGTCAACAACTGCTGCCACGCTATTAAAACTTGGTGATGGTTTAGTGCTTTGGTATGAACCAACCTTTTCTACCTTGCACTTAGCACCGCTTTCTGTCTCAGATGTTTTGCGCGAGAACATGCTTAAACAAACTCCCGTTATTGCCACCTCTGCCACATTAACCGTTGGCAACTCTTTTAACTCATTAGCTAAAAGCATTGGTTTTATTGTGGGAGAGGATTTAAATGCCGAACTCTCTGAAGGTGAATTAGATCCAGGCAATGTGCAGATGCTAGATGTGGGATCTCCTTTTGATTTTGCTAATCAAGGCGTTCTCTATATGCCAAAGCACTTGCCAGAACCTGGGCGAGATGGCCCCAGCATTGAAGTACTCACAGAGTTAGGTGAGCTCATTGATGCTGCCGGTGGGCGCACGTTGGCCCTGTTTTCTTCATGGCGCGGTGTGGAGGCAGCAGATGCGCATTTGCGCAAAGTATTAGCTGAACTTCCTATCAAGATCATCACGCAAAAGCGCGGAGATGCAGTTGGTCCACTTGTTGCCCGCTTTGCTAAAGATGAAACTTCAGTATTACTTGGCACTATGTCGCTCTGGCAAGGCGTTGATGTGCCAGGAAATAGTTGCATCCTTGTTGCCATCGATCGCATTCCTTTTCCTAGACCAGATGAGCCGGTGATGTCAGCACGTGCATCCCAAGCAGATGCCGCTGGCGGAAGTGGCTTTATGCAGGTTTCACTGCCACGTGCTGCGCTGCTACTTGCTCAAGGCACCGGGCGTTTGATTCGATCTGTTGATGATCGGGGAGTAGTTGCAATTTTAGATTCACGTATTGTTACTAAGCGATATGGAAGTGTCCTACTTAACTCAATGCCACCGCTTTGGCGCACATCAGATAAGGCCGTGGTGCAGGATTCCCTAAAGCGCCTGAACGAGTCCCTTTAG
- a CDS encoding vitamin B12-dependent ribonucleotide reductase: MSETVINRPAKIKAHNTVKGKGLTIERIYTNEGVHPYDEVKWERRDVVQQNWKTGETVFEQRGVEYPDTWSVNASTIVTTKYFRGALGAENREWSLKQVIDRVVLTYTKAGKEHGYFATDNDALVFEHELTYMLMHQIFSFNSPVWFNVGTNQPQQVSACFILSVDDTMDSILNWYREEGMIFKGGSGAGLNLSRIRSSKELLKSGGTASGPVSFMRGADASAGTIKSGGATRRAAKMVVLDVDHPDIEEFIETKVNEEDKIRALRDAGFDMDLGGKDIISVQYQNANNSVRLSDKFMQAVEKGESFGLTARSTGEVIDTVDARELFTKIAQAAWACADPGVQFDDTINDWHTTPETGRINASNPCSEYMSLDNSSCNLASLNLMKFLKSDGSFDAKSFGKAAELIITAMDISICFADFPTEAIGDTTKAYRQLGIGYANLGALLMASGLAYDSEGGRALAGAITSLMSGITYKRSAELAGIVGPYAGFAQNAQPHARVMRKHASASSAAKSETTLDRDVWTEANKAWDACLSTGDKNGWRNAQISVLAPTGTIGLMMDCDTTGIEPDFSLVKFKKLVGGGSMQIVNQTVPLALEKLGYAQETVEAIVEFIAANGHVIDAPGLKLEHYEVFDCALGQRSIAPMGHVRMMAACQPFLSGAISKTVNLPEDATVEEVEEVHIEAWRMGIKALAVYRDNCKVGQPLSDGKAKKKEAVVEEAAAPVRKRLPKARPATTTSFAVGGAEGYMTAGAYADGALGEVFLKLGKQGSTLAGVMDAFSIAVSIGLQYGVPLETFVEKFTNLRFEPAGMTDDADIRMAQSMMDYIFRRLALDYLPFEQRSSMGLYTAAERAAALDNGGEYAEIAKETDTPKVVAAVAAPAVASKPVVVKIEAAPLAATIGSSSDLLESMGIKSDAPLCMTCGVKMRMSGACFVCEGCGNTSGCS, translated from the coding sequence ATGTCAGAGACGGTCATCAACCGACCAGCGAAAATCAAGGCCCACAACACCGTAAAAGGTAAGGGTCTGACGATCGAACGTATCTACACCAACGAAGGCGTACACCCATACGATGAAGTTAAATGGGAACGTCGTGATGTAGTACAGCAGAACTGGAAAACCGGTGAGACTGTTTTTGAACAACGCGGTGTTGAGTATCCAGACACCTGGTCAGTAAATGCATCAACGATCGTTACAACAAAGTACTTCCGCGGCGCACTTGGTGCTGAAAATCGCGAATGGTCTTTGAAGCAAGTTATCGACCGCGTTGTGTTGACATACACAAAGGCCGGTAAAGAGCACGGTTACTTTGCAACTGATAACGATGCACTTGTTTTTGAACACGAACTTACATACATGCTGATGCACCAGATCTTCTCTTTCAACTCACCAGTGTGGTTCAACGTTGGAACTAACCAACCACAGCAGGTAAGTGCATGCTTCATCCTCTCTGTTGATGACACTATGGACAGCATCCTTAACTGGTATCGCGAAGAAGGAATGATTTTCAAGGGCGGCTCTGGAGCAGGTCTTAACCTCTCCCGTATTCGCTCATCCAAGGAGCTTCTAAAGTCCGGCGGAACAGCCTCTGGTCCAGTCTCATTTATGCGCGGCGCAGATGCCTCAGCAGGAACAATCAAATCTGGCGGTGCTACACGCCGTGCAGCAAAGATGGTTGTTTTAGATGTGGATCACCCAGATATCGAAGAGTTTATTGAGACTAAGGTCAATGAAGAAGACAAGATTCGCGCACTACGCGATGCTGGCTTTGACATGGACCTAGGTGGAAAAGACATCATCTCTGTTCAGTACCAGAATGCAAATAACTCTGTTCGTCTATCGGACAAGTTCATGCAAGCTGTTGAAAAGGGAGAGTCATTTGGTTTGACTGCTCGTTCAACTGGTGAAGTAATTGACACAGTTGATGCACGCGAGCTCTTCACAAAGATTGCACAAGCTGCATGGGCATGTGCTGATCCTGGTGTTCAATTTGATGACACCATCAATGATTGGCACACCACTCCTGAGACAGGTCGCATCAACGCATCAAATCCTTGCTCTGAATACATGTCACTCGATAACTCTTCTTGTAACTTGGCTTCCCTTAACTTGATGAAGTTCCTCAAGTCCGATGGATCATTTGATGCAAAGTCATTTGGTAAGGCTGCAGAGCTGATCATCACAGCGATGGATATCTCAATCTGTTTCGCAGATTTTCCAACTGAGGCAATCGGTGACACAACGAAGGCATATCGCCAACTAGGTATTGGTTATGCAAACCTTGGCGCACTTCTAATGGCTTCAGGTCTTGCCTATGACTCAGAGGGTGGTCGCGCACTAGCTGGTGCCATCACATCATTGATGTCAGGTATTACATACAAGCGCTCAGCAGAACTTGCTGGAATTGTTGGACCTTATGCAGGCTTTGCACAAAACGCTCAGCCACACGCTCGCGTTATGCGCAAGCATGCATCAGCATCATCTGCTGCAAAGTCAGAGACAACTCTTGATCGCGATGTGTGGACTGAGGCTAATAAGGCCTGGGATGCATGTCTTTCAACTGGAGATAAGAATGGATGGCGCAACGCGCAGATCTCAGTTCTAGCTCCAACAGGAACAATCGGTCTGATGATGGATTGCGACACAACAGGTATTGAGCCTGACTTCTCACTCGTTAAGTTCAAGAAGCTTGTCGGTGGCGGTTCAATGCAGATCGTTAACCAGACAGTGCCACTTGCACTTGAAAAGCTGGGATATGCCCAAGAGACAGTAGAGGCAATCGTTGAGTTCATCGCAGCTAACGGTCACGTTATCGATGCTCCAGGACTCAAGCTTGAGCACTATGAAGTATTTGATTGCGCACTAGGTCAGCGATCAATTGCTCCAATGGGCCACGTTCGCATGATGGCTGCATGCCAGCCATTCCTCTCAGGTGCTATCTCAAAGACAGTGAACCTGCCTGAAGATGCAACTGTTGAAGAGGTTGAAGAAGTTCACATCGAAGCATGGAGAATGGGCATTAAGGCGCTCGCGGTTTATCGCGATAACTGCAAAGTTGGCCAGCCTCTCTCTGATGGCAAGGCAAAGAAGAAGGAAGCAGTTGTTGAGGAAGCAGCCGCTCCAGTTCGAAAGCGTCTTCCAAAGGCACGTCCTGCAACAACAACATCATTTGCTGTTGGCGGCGCCGAGGGTTACATGACCGCTGGTGCATATGCCGATGGCGCACTTGGTGAGGTCTTCTTAAAGCTAGGTAAGCAGGGGTCAACACTTGCTGGTGTGATGGACGCGTTCTCAATTGCAGTATCAATTGGTCTGCAATACGGAGTGCCTCTAGAGACTTTCGTAGAGAAGTTTACGAACTTGCGCTTTGAGCCAGCAGGTATGACAGATGATGCTGATATTCGCATGGCACAGTCCATGATGGATTACATCTTCCGTCGCTTAGCACTTGACTACCTACCATTTGAACAACGTTCATCCATGGGTCTCTACACTGCAGCAGAGCGTGCAGCAGCGTTAGATAACGGCGGCGAGTACGCAGAGATTGCAAAGGAAACCGATACCCCAAAAGTAGTTGCGGCTGTGGCGGCTCCTGCGGTTGCAAGTAAGCCAGTTGTTGTAAAGATTGAAGCTGCGCCCCTTGCAGCAACAATCGGATCTTCATCTGATTTGCTTGAATCAATGGGAATCAAATCTGATGCACCACTATGTATGACATGTGGCGTGAAGATGCGTATGTCAGGTGCTTGCTTTGTATGCGAAGGTTGTGGAAACACATCTGGTTGCTCATAA
- the ribD gene encoding bifunctional diaminohydroxyphosphoribosylaminopyrimidine deaminase/5-amino-6-(5-phosphoribosylamino)uracil reductase RibD yields the protein MEHTVAMQRAIALAEKGLGKTAPNPIVGAVIIGAAGKVVGEGFHDRVNSPDHAEVVAIQAAGDKAKGATIVVSLEPCNHTGNTGACVQAIIDAGITTVVFAVADPNPVAAGGARALKAAGINVISGVLEAEAAFSNRAWLMKIKKNRPFFTWKVAATLDGKVAAADGTSKWITNEVSRADVQVLRRQADAILVGTNTVIVDNPHLIPRGEFAGYAGNPIRVVCGEQELPKDAAVFDSAAQTVVVKSKDLDVLVEKLNELGVNHVFVEAGPTLASAMVDHCLMDELVIYQAPTFLGTGKHYFAFDYPTTITDQMRMDHISTQVLDGDVKSIYRIRNGE from the coding sequence ATGGAGCACACAGTTGCAATGCAACGTGCCATTGCCCTTGCCGAAAAGGGCTTGGGTAAAACCGCACCGAATCCAATAGTTGGCGCAGTAATTATTGGTGCTGCAGGAAAGGTTGTGGGCGAAGGTTTTCATGATCGCGTGAACTCCCCAGATCATGCTGAAGTTGTTGCTATTCAAGCAGCAGGAGATAAAGCAAAAGGTGCAACGATTGTTGTTTCACTAGAGCCTTGTAATCACACGGGCAACACAGGAGCCTGTGTTCAGGCCATCATTGATGCAGGTATTACAACTGTTGTCTTTGCAGTTGCAGACCCCAATCCAGTTGCTGCAGGTGGGGCACGAGCGTTAAAGGCTGCTGGAATAAATGTTATTAGTGGAGTACTTGAAGCCGAAGCTGCATTTTCTAACCGTGCTTGGCTGATGAAGATTAAGAAGAACCGCCCGTTTTTCACATGGAAAGTTGCCGCAACTCTCGATGGCAAAGTCGCAGCTGCCGATGGAACGTCCAAGTGGATCACTAATGAAGTCTCTAGGGCTGATGTGCAGGTGCTGCGTCGCCAAGCAGATGCAATCCTTGTGGGCACCAATACTGTTATTGTCGATAACCCACACTTAATCCCACGGGGAGAGTTTGCAGGATATGCAGGCAATCCCATTCGCGTTGTTTGCGGGGAGCAAGAGCTTCCAAAAGACGCTGCTGTTTTTGATTCTGCTGCCCAGACCGTTGTTGTGAAGTCAAAGGATTTAGATGTCTTGGTGGAAAAACTGAATGAATTAGGCGTTAATCACGTCTTTGTTGAAGCTGGGCCAACCCTGGCATCTGCCATGGTGGATCACTGCTTGATGGATGAGCTTGTGATCTATCAGGCCCCAACGTTTTTAGGCACAGGCAAGCACTACTTTGCCTTTGATTACCCAACCACGATTACTGATCAAATGCGGATGGACCACATCAGTACTCAGGTTCTAGATGGCGATGTTAAATCCATCTATCGCATTAGGAATGGTGAGTGA
- the nrdR gene encoding transcriptional regulator NrdR: MICPFCRYEDSRVVDSRPIEDGTQIRRRRECPQCSQRFSTQEVALLNIIKRSGATEPFSREKVLVGVRKACQGRPVNEDDLVLLAQRVEETLRSTGQAEIEAQEVGMAILAPLRELDEVAYLRYASVYRNFASLEDFEGEIALLRAIPSSHSPAQSNKSNSPITEKNSTTTATQSNKTLMNQNN; the protein is encoded by the coding sequence ATTGAAGATGGCACACAGATCCGTCGTCGTCGTGAGTGCCCACAGTGCAGCCAGAGATTTTCCACTCAAGAAGTCGCTTTGCTCAACATCATCAAGCGAAGCGGTGCCACTGAGCCATTTAGCCGTGAGAAGGTCCTTGTGGGCGTTCGCAAGGCCTGCCAGGGGCGTCCAGTAAATGAAGATGATCTAGTTTTGCTTGCTCAGCGCGTGGAGGAAACACTACGTTCTACTGGTCAAGCAGAGATTGAAGCTCAAGAAGTTGGAATGGCCATCCTTGCGCCACTCCGAGAACTCGATGAGGTCGCTTACTTACGTTATGCCTCTGTGTACCGTAACTTTGCCTCCCTTGAAGATTTCGAAGGCGAGATCGCACTGCTGCGAGCTATACCTTCAAGCCATTCTCCGGCGCAATCGAATAAAAGTAATTCCCCAATTACTGAGAAAAATAGCACTACAACAGCGACACAAAGTAATAAAACATTAATGAATCAGAACAACTAA